The genomic window ATTTCGTTAGCTATGAGGGCTTTCTTTATTTTAGAGAAAATTAGAATCGATAAAAGATTACTTGGTATGAGTTAGAAGAGAACTAAATCGAATAGCCGTTGGGAATGCCATAATCTCTTTATGTAAAGAAACTGGTTTATTGTTAATCTAAGTATTTAAATGTATTTGCGAAAGTCCTATATATATAATAAGGGTTTAAAGAGAATGTAAGGTTTTTAATGGTGACGGTTATGTTTGGGAAATTGAAGGAGAAATTGGGAAAAACGGTCTCAAAACTCACTGAAAAGATATATAAAAAGGGAGAAGCAAAAGAAGTAACTCCTGAAAAGGTAGAGAATGAAACCCAAATAATAAAGAGTGAAAAAGAACATGGTTTAAAATGCGATACTCTAGTCAAAGAGAAGGAAGAAAAAGAAAAAATAGAAGAAACTCCACAGAAGAAAGAAATTAGTTTCTTTGATAGGTTCAAAATTACAAAAACTATTAAAAAAGTTCTTAAAAAAGAAGTTGTTATTACAGAGGATGATATTGAGGATGTTTTAGAAGAGTTGGAGTTGGAATTGTTGGAGGCGGATGTTGCCTATGTTGTTGTTGAAAAAATTATTGAATCATTAAAAGACCAACTAATTGGAATGAAAATCTCTCCTAATGATGATCCAGGAGAAGTTACAATAAATGCATTAAAAAATGCCATAAGGGAAATTTTGTCCCAAGAAGTTATAGATGTTGAAGAAATTATTAAAGAAAAAAAGAAAAAAGGAGAACCTGCTGTCTTTGTATTTGTGGGAATTAATGGAACTGGAAAAACCACATCCATTGCAAAGTTGGCATATAAATTAAAAAATAAAGGTTATTCTGTTGTTTTAGCGGCGGGAGATACATTTAGAGCAGGAGCAATTGAGCAATTGGAGCAGCATGCAAAAAACGTCGGTGTTAGGGTTATAAAGCATCAGAAAGGGGCAGATAGTGCAGCAGTTATTTATGATGCTATACAGCATGCAAAGGCAAGGGGTATTGATGTTGTTTTAGCAGATACTGCAGGAAGGCAGGCGACAAATATCAACCTAATGGATGAAATGAAAAAGGTTGTTAGGGTTACAAAGCCAGATTTGGTTATATTTGTTGGTGATGCATTGGCTGGAAATGATGCAATTTATCAGGCGGAGGAATTTAATAACGCAGTGAATATTGATGGAGTTATCTTAACCAAGGTCGATGCAGATGCAAAAGGAGGATCTGCCTTATCTATCGCCTATGCCATTGGAAAACCAATTTTGTATTTGGGTGTTGGGCAGAGGTATGGGGATTTAATTGAATTTGATGTAGATTGGATGATTAATAAGCTGTTTGGTGAGGAAGAAGTTAAATTTTCAACGGAAAGGGAGTTCTAACTTACATCTAAATAATAATTTTTTATAGTCGTCTGTGAATGTTTATCATTATCTTAAATTTCATGAACGTTTAACAACAATCTTAATAATACAGGAAAAATTATGTTATATTAATTAAATTACAATAAAGGTGATTATTTTGAAGATTAATTTGGATAAATATAAGAATCTTACAAGGAACTTTGAAAGGGAAATTATAAACCTAAACCCAATCCAAAGAGGAGGAATACTACCAGTTGAAGCAAAAAAGGCAGTTTATGAGTTTTGGGATGGTTACAGTGTATGCGATTACTGCGGTGGGAGATTAGACCAGGTTTCTACGCCTCCAATATGTGAGTTTTTGGAGGACTTTTCAAAGTTTGTAAATTTGGACATCTCAAGACCTACACATGGAGCAAGAGAAGGAAAATTCATAGTTATGCATTCAATTTGTAATGAAGGGGATTATGTAGTTGTGGATGGGAATGCCCACTACACAACTTATGTTTCTGCTGAAAGGTCAAGATTGAATGTTGTAGATGTTGAAAGTGATGGATATCCAACATTTAGAATAAATCCAGAGAAATATAAAGAGGTTATTGATAATTTGGAGGATAAGGGTAAAAATATTGGCTTAATTTTATTAACTCACGTCGATGGGAATTTTGGGAATGTTGAAGATGCTAAAAAGGTTGGAAAGATAGCAAAAGAAAAGGGATATCCATTTTTATTGAACTGTGCTTACAGTGTTGGGAGAATGCCAGTAGATGGGAAAAAATTAAACGCTGACTTCATTGTAGCATCGGGGCATAAGAGTATGTCTGCATCAGGACCATGTGGTTTATTGGCATTTAAAGAAGAATTTGCGGAGAAGATATTAAAAACATCAGAGAAATTCCCAATAAAAGAAATTGAAATGCTTGGATGTACAAGTAGGGGATTGCCTATAGTTACATTAATGGCAAGTTTTCCACATGTAGTTGAGAGGGTAAAAAGATGGGATGAAGAGGTTAAAAAAACAAGGTATGTTGTTGATGAGTTGGAGAAAATTGGATTTAAGCAATTGGGGGTAAAACCAAAGGAACATGATTTAATTAAATTTGAAACACCAGTATTGGATGAAATTGCTAAAAAAGATAAAAGAAGGGGATTCTTCTTCTATGAAGAGTTAAAGAAAAGAGGTATTGGTGGAATTAGGAGGGGAGTAACAAAGGAAATTAAGATGAGCGTTTATGGCTTAACATGGGAGCAAGTGGAGTATGTTGTAAATGCCATTAAAGGGGTTGTTGAGACACATAAGTGATAATATTTTGATGATAATGCTTTATATGAAAATTAGGATTAAAATTGGTGATTTAAATGGAATTTTTTAATAGAGAGAAGGAAATAAAAGATTTAACTAACATCCTATCTTTTGAACCAAATTTAATTTATTTTATATATGGTCCAATAAATAGCGGAAAAACTGCCTTAATTAATGAAATCATCAAAAAATTACCAAACGACTATATAGTTTTTTATATTGATTTAAGAGCACATTTTATATCAAGATATGATGATTTTGTTAGGGTATTATTTAAAGCACACAAAACAGATATTGACGATGTTAAAGAATTTTTAAGGATTATTGTTCCTAAACTACCAAATGAGATTTTTGGTATTCCTATTCCAAAGGATTTACTAAATGAGTTGTTTAAGGATAAAAAATCAGACGATGTTTTTGAATATATTATTGATGTTTTTGAGGAATTGCAATTAATGGGGAAAAAACCAATCTTAATAATTGATGTCTTGGAAACCTTCGGTTTCCAAAATCTTTGTCGCTTCGCTCCAAAGAACTTACAAGTTATTGGGGACTTAAAGATTAATGGTTACTTAATTTATGAATTATTTAACTTCTTCATCAGTTTAACCAAACATAGACATTTGGCACATATTTTATGTTTAAGTTCTGATTCCTTATTTATTGATAAGGTTTATAATGAAGCGATGTTGCAAGATAGATGTAAATATTATTTAGTTGATGATTTTGATTATGAGACAACAAAGGAATTTTTAAAAAGACATGGTTTTAATGATGAAGAAACAGAGACCGTTTGGGAATACTTTGGAGGAAAACCAATAAAATTGATTGATATTATTCAAGAAAAAGCATTAGGTAGGGATGTTAAAGAATACTGCAAAAAATCTTTGATATTTAAAGTTAGATAGTTAAAAGATTTAATATATGCTTTGGAAGATGAAAATAATGACTTATTTAAAAATGTCTTTAAGTTATTTGAAAATTTTAAAAATAG from Methanotorris formicicus Mc-S-70 includes these protein-coding regions:
- the ftsY gene encoding signal recognition particle-docking protein FtsY, which codes for MFGKLKEKLGKTVSKLTEKIYKKGEAKEVTPEKVENETQIIKSEKEHGLKCDTLVKEKEEKEKIEETPQKKEISFFDRFKITKTIKKVLKKEVVITEDDIEDVLEELELELLEADVAYVVVEKIIESLKDQLIGMKISPNDDPGEVTINALKNAIREILSQEVIDVEEIIKEKKKKGEPAVFVFVGINGTGKTTSIAKLAYKLKNKGYSVVLAAGDTFRAGAIEQLEQHAKNVGVRVIKHQKGADSAAVIYDAIQHAKARGIDVVLADTAGRQATNINLMDEMKKVVRVTKPDLVIFVGDALAGNDAIYQAEEFNNAVNIDGVILTKVDADAKGGSALSIAYAIGKPILYLGVGQRYGDLIEFDVDWMINKLFGEEEVKFSTEREF
- the pscS gene encoding O-phospho-L-seryl-tRNA:Cys-tRNA synthase; translated protein: MKINLDKYKNLTRNFEREIINLNPIQRGGILPVEAKKAVYEFWDGYSVCDYCGGRLDQVSTPPICEFLEDFSKFVNLDISRPTHGAREGKFIVMHSICNEGDYVVVDGNAHYTTYVSAERSRLNVVDVESDGYPTFRINPEKYKEVIDNLEDKGKNIGLILLTHVDGNFGNVEDAKKVGKIAKEKGYPFLLNCAYSVGRMPVDGKKLNADFIVASGHKSMSASGPCGLLAFKEEFAEKILKTSEKFPIKEIEMLGCTSRGLPIVTLMASFPHVVERVKRWDEEVKKTRYVVDELEKIGFKQLGVKPKEHDLIKFETPVLDEIAKKDKRRGFFFYEELKKRGIGGIRRGVTKEIKMSVYGLTWEQVEYVVNAIKGVVETHK
- a CDS encoding ATP-binding protein encodes the protein MEFFNREKEIKDLTNILSFEPNLIYFIYGPINSGKTALINEIIKKLPNDYIVFYIDLRAHFISRYDDFVRVLFKAHKTDIDDVKEFLRIIVPKLPNEIFGIPIPKDLLNELFKDKKSDDVFEYIIDVFEELQLMGKKPILIIDVLETFGFQNLCRFAPKNLQVIGDLKINGYLIYELFNFFISLTKHRHLAHILCLSSDSLFIDKVYNEAMLQDRCKYYLVDDFDYETTKEFLKRHGFNDEETETVWEYFGGKPIKLIDIIQEKALGRDVKEYCKKSLIFKVR